A genome region from Micromonospora peucetia includes the following:
- a CDS encoding MarR family winged helix-turn-helix transcriptional regulator: MALPNGPVTPSSEAEAALFDLVDVYDRAYEAAAAELSLSPAQACVLGRLDERRGMGALAEELGCDASNITQIVVRLEALGLVTREPNPRDRRARLVARTSYGDEINHRFAVAFTFARTAVGRLSSDEQDQLTALLRKALG, from the coding sequence ATGGCGCTGCCGAACGGACCCGTGACTCCCTCGTCCGAGGCCGAGGCCGCCTTGTTCGACCTGGTCGACGTGTACGACCGCGCCTACGAGGCGGCGGCAGCCGAGCTGTCGCTCAGCCCGGCGCAGGCATGTGTGCTCGGGCGACTCGATGAGCGACGGGGCATGGGCGCCTTGGCCGAGGAACTCGGCTGCGATGCCTCCAACATCACCCAGATCGTCGTGCGTCTCGAAGCACTCGGCCTCGTGACCCGAGAACCGAATCCCCGGGACCGCCGCGCACGACTCGTCGCGAGAACCTCCTATGGAGACGAGATCAACCACCGGTTCGCAGTAGCCTTCACCTTCGCCCGCACGGCGGTCGGACGACTCTCATCCGACGAACAGGACCAGTTGACGGCGCTGCTGCGCAAGGCGCTGGGCTGA
- a CDS encoding helix-turn-helix domain-containing protein, translated as MEEPTADLIRTQLRRMRMNANLSQEEFGRMVHYSASMVSAVETGARPLDRVFLTRADEVLKSGDLLVALLRIAERDREPSWFKPWLEAERAARQLRYFNPALIPGLLQTENYARAVLRFNDTFSEAEVERKLAARLARQEVLGRENPPQLVVVLDESVLSRTAEGLSGIMVAQIGRLIELAELPHVHLHLVPRATGLHIGSSGPFALARSADGGWVGHLEHQLGGAVVDDEDGVAALLARWENVRTEALPRRQSIDLMKEVQAHHEPQ; from the coding sequence GTGGAGGAGCCGACCGCTGACCTGATTCGCACCCAGCTCCGGCGGATGCGGATGAACGCCAACCTCAGTCAGGAAGAGTTCGGTCGGATGGTGCACTACTCGGCGTCGATGGTGTCCGCCGTGGAGACCGGTGCCCGCCCGCTCGACCGGGTGTTCCTGACCCGGGCGGACGAGGTGCTGAAGTCCGGCGACCTGCTCGTGGCGCTGCTGCGGATCGCCGAGCGGGATCGGGAGCCCTCGTGGTTCAAGCCGTGGCTGGAGGCCGAACGCGCCGCCAGGCAACTCCGGTACTTCAACCCAGCCCTGATTCCCGGCCTGTTGCAGACGGAGAACTACGCCCGCGCCGTGCTGCGCTTCAACGACACCTTCTCCGAGGCCGAGGTCGAGCGGAAACTCGCCGCCCGGCTGGCCCGGCAGGAGGTCCTGGGCAGGGAGAACCCGCCGCAGCTCGTCGTGGTCCTGGACGAGTCGGTGCTGAGCCGGACGGCTGAGGGTTTGAGCGGGATCATGGTGGCGCAGATCGGCCGGCTGATCGAGCTGGCCGAGCTGCCGCACGTCCACCTCCACCTCGTCCCCAGGGCCACCGGGCTGCACATCGGGTCGTCGGGCCCGTTCGCCCTGGCCCGCTCCGCCGACGGCGGGTGGGTCGGGCACCTGGAGCACCAGCTCGGCGGGGCCGTGGTCGACGACGAGGACGGGGTGGCTGCCCTCCTGGCGAGGTGGGAGAATGTCCGCACCGAGGCCCTTCCCCGCCGGCAGTCCATCGACCTGATGAAGGAAGTGCAGGCCCACCATGAACCTCAGTGA
- a CDS encoding thiamine pyrophosphate-requiring protein, protein MDHPDGRRVDLGALPRDATVADHIVHRLAGWGVRRYFGYPGDGINGLTSALQRTRERAQFVQVRHEETAGFAASAHVKYGGGPLGCALVTSGPGAIHLLNGLYDAKLDHQPVVALVGHTALTAEGGGYYQEVDLLALYKDVAAAFLAQLDHPSQVRHLVDRACRTALARRTVTALVLPSDIQDAPAVPEPPHAHGYYQTSDVPSSDPTVPPEAELRRAAEVLAGGERVAMLVGQGALGAQDEVREIAHRLGAGVATALLGFAAVDHREPWVTGAIGLLGTRPSWELMNGCDRLLIVGSNMPYSEFYPSEGQARAVQIDRDGTQLGLRYPTEVNLTGDAGPTLRALLRELGPGPGPTRWRATIAEATTAWRRTQRELAGQAADPVNPQLLFATLSDRLPDDVMLAVDCGTTTAWYARHVQVRPGMLASLSGTLLSMGGAMPYALAAKFAHPDRPLVALIGDGAMQMNGVNELITVAKYWRSWSDPRFVVLVLNNRDLAFVSWEQRSSEGTPMFPDSQQLPDIGYHRWAEVLGLHGELVDAPDQVPGVWERALNADRPVVVNALVDPAELMLPPHFTAEQARKTAAAVLRGDTDWAGIVRRGLPAAVATLRSGRGRR, encoded by the coding sequence ATCGACCACCCGGACGGGCGACGCGTCGACCTGGGCGCCCTGCCCCGCGACGCCACCGTCGCGGACCACATCGTGCACCGGCTGGCCGGTTGGGGCGTCCGCCGCTACTTCGGCTATCCCGGCGACGGCATCAACGGGCTGACGTCGGCGCTGCAACGCACCCGGGAACGGGCGCAGTTCGTCCAGGTCCGGCACGAGGAGACCGCCGGATTCGCCGCCTCGGCACACGTCAAGTACGGCGGCGGGCCGCTCGGCTGCGCGCTGGTGACCAGCGGTCCGGGCGCGATCCACCTGCTCAACGGCCTGTACGATGCCAAGCTGGACCACCAGCCGGTGGTCGCCCTGGTCGGCCACACCGCGCTCACCGCCGAGGGCGGCGGCTACTACCAGGAGGTGGACCTGCTCGCCCTCTACAAGGACGTCGCCGCCGCCTTCCTGGCCCAGCTCGACCATCCCAGCCAGGTCCGCCACCTGGTCGACCGGGCGTGCCGCACGGCGCTGGCCCGGCGTACCGTCACCGCGCTGGTGCTGCCCTCCGACATCCAGGACGCGCCGGCCGTGCCGGAACCGCCGCACGCGCACGGCTACTACCAGACCAGCGACGTGCCCAGCAGCGACCCGACGGTGCCCCCGGAGGCGGAGCTGCGCCGGGCCGCCGAGGTGCTGGCCGGCGGCGAGCGGGTGGCCATGCTCGTCGGGCAGGGCGCGCTCGGCGCGCAGGACGAGGTCCGCGAGATCGCCCACCGGCTCGGCGCAGGAGTGGCGACCGCGCTGCTCGGGTTCGCCGCCGTCGACCACCGTGAGCCGTGGGTGACCGGCGCGATCGGCCTGCTCGGCACCCGGCCCAGCTGGGAGCTGATGAACGGGTGCGACCGGCTGCTGATCGTGGGCAGCAACATGCCGTACTCGGAGTTCTATCCGTCCGAGGGACAGGCCCGGGCGGTGCAGATCGACCGGGACGGCACACAGTTGGGGTTGCGGTACCCGACCGAGGTGAACCTGACCGGGGACGCGGGCCCCACCCTGCGGGCCCTGCTGCGCGAGCTGGGACCGGGGCCGGGACCGACACGGTGGCGGGCGACCATCGCCGAGGCCACCACCGCGTGGCGCCGAACGCAGCGGGAGCTGGCCGGCCAGGCAGCCGACCCGGTCAACCCGCAACTGCTCTTCGCCACTCTCAGCGACCGGTTGCCCGACGACGTGATGCTCGCGGTCGACTGCGGCACCACGACCGCCTGGTACGCCCGGCATGTCCAGGTCCGCCCCGGCATGCTGGCCAGCCTCTCCGGCACCCTGCTCTCGATGGGCGGCGCGATGCCGTACGCGCTGGCGGCCAAGTTCGCCCACCCGGATCGTCCACTGGTAGCCCTGATCGGCGACGGCGCGATGCAGATGAACGGGGTCAACGAGCTGATCACGGTGGCCAAGTACTGGCGGAGCTGGTCCGATCCCCGGTTCGTGGTGCTCGTGCTCAACAACCGGGACCTCGCCTTCGTCAGCTGGGAGCAGCGCTCCAGCGAGGGGACGCCGATGTTCCCGGACAGCCAGCAACTGCCCGACATCGGCTACCACCGGTGGGCGGAGGTGCTGGGCCTGCACGGCGAACTGGTCGACGCGCCGGACCAGGTGCCGGGCGTCTGGGAGCGGGCGCTGAACGCGGACCGGCCGGTGGTCGTCAACGCGTTGGTCGACCCGGCCGAGCTGATGCTGCCGCCGCACTTCACCGCCGAGCAGGCCCGCAAGACCGCCGCGGCGGTGCTGCGCGGCGACACCGACTGGGCGGGCATCGTCCGACGGGGCCTGCCCGCGGCGGTCGCCACCCTCCGGTCGGGGCGCGGCCGGCGCTGA
- a CDS encoding quinone oxidoreductase family protein has translation MESRVERTVGGAIVPQMNAVVLDRFGGVDELSSRRIPLPQVGDDDVLIRVEFAGVGSWDAGEREGGYDGVFGVASTFPYVLGWDAAGTVAEVGRNVTRFDVGERVYAATMPVPRGGFYAEYGVVEAEFVARVPDRVPTEQAGAMAWDALTALSGLDLLGLRPDETLMVFGASGGIGHMAVQLARHSGIRVLAVASGDDGGALVRRLGADDAVDGRRDDVLAAAFEFAPGGLDAALVTVGGEIAERSLRAIKKSGRIAWPNGVLPAPVTSPGATVSHYDGDRSRTATDRLNAIIEASSFEVHVARTFPLERVGDAHRALNDHYVGKLALKVG, from the coding sequence ATGGAGAGCAGAGTCGAGCGCACAGTGGGCGGCGCGATCGTGCCGCAGATGAACGCAGTCGTCCTTGACCGGTTCGGCGGAGTCGACGAACTCTCGTCGCGCCGGATACCGCTCCCGCAGGTCGGCGACGACGACGTCCTCATCCGGGTGGAGTTCGCAGGGGTCGGGTCCTGGGACGCGGGCGAGCGGGAGGGGGGATACGACGGCGTCTTCGGTGTCGCCTCGACCTTCCCCTATGTCCTCGGCTGGGACGCGGCGGGCACGGTAGCCGAAGTCGGACGCAACGTCACGCGGTTCGACGTGGGCGAGCGGGTCTACGCTGCGACGATGCCGGTGCCGCGTGGCGGCTTCTACGCCGAATACGGCGTCGTCGAGGCGGAGTTCGTGGCTCGCGTGCCCGACCGGGTGCCGACCGAACAGGCCGGCGCGATGGCGTGGGATGCCCTGACCGCACTGAGTGGTCTCGATCTGCTCGGCCTGCGGCCGGACGAGACGCTCATGGTCTTCGGGGCCAGCGGGGGTATCGGGCACATGGCCGTGCAGTTGGCGCGGCACAGCGGCATCCGGGTGTTGGCTGTGGCCTCTGGTGACGACGGTGGCGCCCTGGTCCGGCGGCTGGGCGCTGACGATGCCGTCGACGGTCGCAGAGACGACGTGTTGGCTGCGGCGTTCGAGTTCGCACCGGGCGGGCTCGATGCGGCTCTGGTCACCGTAGGAGGCGAGATTGCCGAACGATCTCTGCGCGCGATAAAGAAGTCGGGACGGATCGCCTGGCCGAACGGTGTTCTACCCGCGCCGGTAACGTCGCCGGGCGCGACGGTGTCCCACTATGACGGGGACCGAAGCCGCACCGCCACCGATCGGCTGAACGCGATCATCGAGGCGAGCTCCTTCGAGGTCCACGTCGCCCGGACTTTCCCGTTGGAGCGAGTCGGGGATGCCCATCGCGCCCTGAATGATCACTATGTCGGGAAGCTGGCCCTCAAGGTCGGATAG
- a CDS encoding nucleoside deaminase: protein MTPDDERFLRRAVELASQAGASGERPFGSLLVGADGTVLIEDHNTVVSDLDITAHPELKLARWAARELTPDVAAGTAMFTSCQPCPMCATAINQSGLGRVVYALSSVQFEEVKPATPPLPPVRYEGPALFDEARQPIDDYY, encoded by the coding sequence ATGACCCCCGACGACGAGAGATTTCTCCGCCGCGCCGTGGAACTCGCCAGCCAGGCCGGGGCGTCCGGCGAACGGCCCTTCGGCTCGTTGCTGGTCGGTGCGGACGGCACCGTCCTGATCGAGGACCACAACACCGTGGTCTCCGACTTGGACATCACCGCCCATCCGGAACTGAAGCTGGCCCGCTGGGCCGCGCGGGAACTCACCCCCGACGTGGCCGCCGGAACCGCCATGTTCACCAGCTGCCAGCCCTGCCCGATGTGCGCGACCGCGATCAACCAGTCCGGCCTCGGCCGGGTGGTGTACGCCCTGTCCAGCGTGCAGTTCGAGGAGGTCAAGCCGGCCACCCCGCCGCTGCCCCCGGTGCGGTACGAGGGGCCGGCGCTGTTCGACGAGGCGCGCCAGCCGATCGACGACTACTACTAG
- a CDS encoding flavin reductase, translating into MAYRMIPHLPMRPLWRCRNCGAEWPCPPARLGLLVEYRDDRTGLLFYLGGLMAEARAQLTQLNPERSLDLHERFLNWARARD; encoded by the coding sequence ATGGCATACCGGATGATTCCGCACCTGCCGATGCGCCCGCTCTGGCGGTGCCGCAACTGCGGGGCGGAGTGGCCCTGCCCGCCGGCCCGGCTCGGCCTGCTGGTGGAGTACCGGGACGACCGCACCGGCCTGCTGTTCTACCTGGGCGGGCTGATGGCCGAGGCCCGCGCCCAGCTCACCCAGCTCAACCCCGAGCGCTCCCTTGACCTGCATGAACGCTTTCTCAACTGGGCGCGGGCCCGAGACTGA
- a CDS encoding DUF397 domain-containing protein, protein MNLSDATWRKSTRSGSSGGECVEVADNLPGVVAVRDSKDPAGPALTFAPAAWTAFLDLARRA, encoded by the coding sequence ATGAACCTCAGTGACGCCACGTGGCGCAAGTCAACCCGCAGCGGGTCGAGCGGCGGCGAATGCGTCGAGGTCGCCGACAACCTGCCCGGCGTCGTCGCCGTCCGCGACAGCAAGGACCCGGCGGGCCCCGCGCTCACCTTCGCCCCGGCCGCCTGGACGGCGTTCCTCGACCTCGCCAGGCGCGCCTGA
- a CDS encoding PucR family transcriptional regulator produces MFPTVREVLALDPVRHGAPRLVAGDAGLDRPVRWVHVSEVPDIAPLLGGGELVLLTGIGLPADDGGLRAFIGDLADVGVSGLVVELGRRYVSGVPRVMAAAAERRGLPLVELRRATPFVRITEAVHALIVDAQLTELRATEEIHQRFTELSVEGAGPGEVVRQAAELSGCPVVLENLSRQVLAYDPAGESAELLLDCWEQHSRRIRPAGRTAYDGDNGWLVTTVGARGQDWGRLLLRWPGGGGLAAGRHVFDPTEEGGVPVVIAAPPMAPPSRLTILVERAASTLALGRLIRRDAEGLERQIHRTLLTALLDHSLPVDEVALRARALGVVLDRRHLVGVVVRHRADDPAGEGGPATETPHPADPGAGGPHTGPARLRDLAEAVGQALHEAKLTGLSSPVDDHAVGVLLALPEPAAEERALAAFATALRRTRLDTPVRPDGHARPGSHARLDGSVRPDGHARPDSPARLGGSVRPDSQDRLGGPVRDDGPARSNGRTNGVARPAGGGLLIAAGSGVPGLREARRSLIEARQIANAARRDRRDLPVFRLPDVGLAGLLHLLRDEPRLQTFVERELGALLTYDAQHPREQLLGTLRAYLEQGRNKSAAAGAAHLSRPAFYERLARIRRVLDVDLDSVEACLSLHVALLALDAIRTP; encoded by the coding sequence GTGTTCCCTACCGTCCGTGAGGTCCTCGCGCTGGACCCGGTCCGCCACGGTGCTCCGCGACTGGTTGCTGGGGACGCCGGCCTCGACCGTCCGGTGCGGTGGGTGCACGTGAGCGAGGTGCCCGACATCGCCCCCCTGCTCGGCGGTGGAGAACTGGTGCTCCTCACCGGCATCGGACTGCCCGCCGACGACGGCGGGCTGCGCGCGTTCATCGGTGACCTGGCGGACGTGGGGGTCTCCGGCCTGGTCGTCGAGCTGGGCCGCCGGTACGTCAGCGGGGTGCCCAGGGTGATGGCCGCCGCCGCCGAACGGCGCGGACTGCCCCTGGTCGAGCTGCGGCGGGCCACCCCGTTCGTCCGGATCACCGAGGCGGTGCACGCGCTGATCGTCGACGCCCAGCTGACCGAGTTGCGGGCGACGGAGGAGATTCACCAGCGCTTCACCGAGCTGTCGGTGGAAGGTGCCGGCCCCGGCGAGGTGGTCCGGCAGGCCGCCGAGCTTTCCGGCTGCCCGGTGGTGCTGGAGAACCTCTCCCGGCAGGTGCTCGCGTACGACCCGGCGGGGGAGAGTGCCGAGTTGCTGCTGGACTGCTGGGAGCAGCACTCCCGGCGGATCCGGCCGGCGGGGCGGACCGCGTACGACGGCGACAACGGTTGGCTGGTCACCACGGTCGGCGCCCGGGGACAGGACTGGGGCCGGTTGCTGCTGCGCTGGCCGGGCGGGGGTGGCCTGGCGGCCGGTCGACACGTGTTCGACCCGACCGAGGAGGGCGGTGTGCCGGTCGTGATCGCCGCGCCGCCCATGGCCCCGCCCAGCCGGCTGACCATCCTGGTCGAGCGGGCCGCCTCGACGCTGGCCCTGGGCCGGCTGATCCGGCGCGACGCCGAGGGCCTGGAGCGGCAGATCCACCGTACGCTGCTCACCGCCCTGCTCGACCACTCGCTGCCGGTGGACGAGGTCGCCCTACGGGCCCGGGCGCTCGGCGTGGTGCTGGACCGGCGGCACCTGGTCGGGGTGGTGGTCCGGCACCGCGCCGACGACCCGGCGGGGGAGGGCGGCCCGGCCACGGAGACGCCGCACCCGGCCGACCCGGGCGCGGGCGGTCCTCATACCGGCCCGGCACGGCTGCGTGATCTCGCCGAGGCGGTCGGGCAGGCGTTGCACGAGGCGAAGCTGACCGGCCTGTCCAGCCCCGTCGACGACCACGCCGTCGGCGTGCTGCTCGCCTTGCCGGAGCCGGCGGCCGAGGAGCGGGCGCTGGCCGCGTTCGCCACCGCGCTGCGTCGCACCCGCTTGGACACCCCTGTCCGCCCGGACGGCCATGCTCGCCCGGGTAGCCATGCTCGCCTGGACGGCTCCGTCCGCCCGGACGGCCATGCTCGCCCGGACAGCCCGGCCCGCCTGGGCGGCTCCGTTCGCCCGGACAGCCAGGACCGCCTGGGCGGCCCCGTCCGTGACGACGGACCGGCCCGGTCCAACGGGCGGACGAACGGCGTGGCCCGGCCGGCGGGCGGCGGACTACTCATCGCGGCCGGTTCGGGCGTGCCCGGCCTGCGGGAGGCACGCCGGTCGCTGATCGAGGCCCGGCAGATCGCCAACGCCGCCCGGCGGGACCGGCGGGACCTGCCGGTCTTCCGGTTACCGGACGTCGGGCTGGCGGGGCTGCTGCATCTGCTGCGCGACGAACCCCGGTTGCAGACCTTCGTCGAGCGGGAACTCGGCGCGCTGCTGACCTACGACGCGCAGCATCCCCGGGAGCAGTTGCTCGGCACCCTGCGGGCATATCTGGAACAGGGCCGGAACAAGTCAGCGGCGGCCGGAGCGGCGCACCTGTCCCGACCGGCGTTCTATGAGCGGCTGGCCCGGATCCGCCGCGTCCTGGACGTGGACCTCGACTCGGTGGAAGCCTGCCTCTCCCTTCACGTAGCCCTGCTAGCCCTCGACGCCATCCGAACCCCCTGA
- a CDS encoding TrmH family RNA methyltransferase, with product MWSATVASRGRAPRSTRRPSGWSILADPGLPSGCAFTWLSFRRSATPATIPLLTRTKRRESSRPLPARRLLWHVRQNRRVPIHQITDPDDDRIADYRALTDVELRTRWEPPHGLFIAEGELVLRRALRAGYPARSYLVDAKRVDQLADLDTGDAPVYAASQDVLQRATGFHVHRGVLASFRRKPLPSAAEVLAAARRVVIIEDVNNHTNLGAIFRAVAALGVDAVLLSPTCADPLYRRSVRVSMGEVFAIPYAKLEPWPDALGDVRAAGFTVLAMTPAPDAVPIQRLAAGQRARAALLMGAEGAGLTRVAMDASDVRVVIPMRRGVDSLNVAAATAVACWELGRDDPV from the coding sequence ATGTGGTCCGCGACGGTGGCGTCGCGGGGCAGGGCGCCCAGGTCGACGCGTCGCCCGTCCGGGTGGTCGATCCTGGCCGACCCCGGCCTGCCCTCGGGGTGTGCGTTCACCTGGCTGTCCTTCCGTCGGTCGGCCACTCCGGCCACCATTCCCCTTCTTACTCGGACAAAACGCCGCGAGTCGTCCCGGCCGCTGCCGGCCCGGAGGCTGCTGTGGCACGTCCGGCAGAATCGGCGGGTGCCCATCCACCAGATCACCGACCCTGACGACGACCGGATCGCCGACTACCGCGCGCTGACCGACGTCGAGCTGCGTACCCGTTGGGAACCGCCGCACGGCCTGTTCATCGCCGAGGGGGAGCTGGTGCTGCGCCGGGCGCTGCGGGCCGGCTACCCGGCCCGGTCGTACCTGGTGGACGCCAAGCGGGTCGACCAGCTCGCCGACCTGGACACCGGCGACGCCCCCGTCTACGCCGCCAGCCAGGACGTGCTGCAACGGGCCACCGGATTCCACGTGCACCGGGGCGTGCTGGCGTCGTTCCGGCGCAAGCCGCTGCCGTCCGCCGCCGAGGTGCTGGCGGCTGCCCGGCGGGTGGTGATCATCGAGGACGTGAACAACCACACGAACCTGGGAGCCATCTTCCGGGCGGTGGCCGCGCTCGGCGTGGACGCCGTGCTGCTCTCACCGACCTGCGCCGACCCGCTCTACCGGCGCAGCGTACGGGTCAGCATGGGCGAGGTCTTCGCGATCCCGTACGCGAAGCTGGAGCCCTGGCCGGACGCGCTCGGCGACGTCCGCGCGGCCGGCTTCACGGTGCTGGCGATGACCCCGGCGCCGGACGCGGTGCCGATCCAGCGCCTGGCAGCCGGACAGCGGGCCCGCGCGGCCCTGCTCATGGGGGCCGAGGGTGCCGGCCTGACCCGGGTGGCGATGGACGCCAGCGACGTGCGGGTGGTGATCCCGATGCGCCGTGGCGTGGACTCGCTCAACGTCGCCGCCGCCACCGCCGTGGCCTGCTGGGAGCTGGGCCGTGACGACCCGGTCTAG
- the argG gene encoding argininosuccinate synthase has product MSKVLTSLPIGERVGIAFSGGLDTSVAVAWMRDRGAVPCAYTADIGQYDEPDIDSVPGRALSYGAEVARLVDCRAALVEEGLAALTCGAFHIRSGGRAYFNTTPLGRAVTGTLLVRAMISDDVQIWGDGSTFKGNDIERFYRYGLLANPQLRIYKPWLDTDFVTELGGRKEMSEWLLERGLPYRDSTEKAYSTDANIWGATHEAKTLEHLDTGIETVNPIMGVRFWDPSVEIPTEDVTIGFDQGRPVTINGKEFGSPVDLVLEANAIGGRHGLGMSDQIENRIIEAKSRGIYEAPGMALLHTAYERLVNAIHNEDTLANYHSEGRRLGRLMYEGRWLDPQALMLRESLQRWVGTAVTGEVTLRLRRGEDYSILDTTGPAFSYHPDKLSMERTEDSAFGPSDRIGQLTMRNLDIADSRAKLEQYATLGMVGGAAPQRMVGAAQAASTGLIGAMPQGGAEAIASRGVSSVDDEALDRAAMEFGVD; this is encoded by the coding sequence GTGTCCAAGGTTCTCACCTCCCTGCCCATCGGTGAACGTGTCGGCATCGCCTTCTCCGGCGGCCTCGACACCTCGGTCGCGGTCGCGTGGATGCGCGACAGGGGCGCCGTTCCCTGCGCCTACACCGCCGACATCGGCCAGTACGACGAGCCCGACATCGACTCGGTGCCCGGTCGCGCGCTCAGCTACGGTGCCGAGGTCGCCCGACTGGTCGACTGCCGCGCCGCCCTGGTCGAGGAGGGCCTGGCGGCGTTGACCTGCGGGGCGTTCCACATTCGCTCCGGCGGGCGGGCGTACTTCAACACCACCCCGCTGGGCCGGGCCGTGACCGGGACCCTGCTGGTGCGGGCGATGATCTCCGACGACGTCCAGATCTGGGGCGACGGCTCGACGTTCAAGGGCAACGACATCGAGCGGTTCTACCGGTACGGCCTGCTGGCCAACCCGCAGCTGCGGATCTACAAGCCGTGGCTCGACACCGACTTCGTCACCGAACTGGGTGGGCGTAAGGAGATGTCGGAGTGGCTGCTCGAACGCGGCCTGCCGTACCGGGACAGCACCGAGAAGGCATACTCCACCGACGCCAACATCTGGGGCGCCACGCACGAGGCGAAGACCCTCGAACACCTCGACACCGGCATCGAGACGGTCAACCCGATCATGGGAGTCCGGTTCTGGGACCCGTCGGTGGAGATCCCGACCGAGGACGTCACGATCGGCTTCGACCAGGGTCGCCCGGTGACGATCAACGGTAAGGAGTTCGGCAGCCCCGTCGACCTGGTGCTGGAGGCCAACGCCATCGGCGGCCGGCACGGCCTGGGCATGTCGGACCAGATCGAGAACCGGATCATCGAGGCCAAGAGCCGGGGCATCTACGAGGCCCCCGGCATGGCGCTGCTGCACACCGCGTACGAGCGGCTGGTCAACGCCATCCACAACGAGGACACCCTGGCGAACTACCACAGCGAGGGCCGCCGCCTCGGTCGGCTGATGTACGAGGGGCGCTGGCTGGACCCGCAGGCGCTGATGCTGCGCGAGTCGTTGCAACGCTGGGTCGGCACGGCGGTCACCGGCGAGGTGACGTTGCGGCTGCGCCGGGGCGAGGACTACTCGATCCTGGACACCACCGGTCCGGCGTTCAGCTACCACCCTGACAAGCTGTCGATGGAGCGTACCGAGGACTCGGCGTTCGGTCCGTCGGACCGGATCGGCCAGCTCACCATGCGTAACCTGGACATCGCCGACTCGCGGGCGAAGCTGGAGCAGTACGCCACCCTCGGCATGGTCGGCGGCGCGGCCCCGCAGCGGATGGTCGGCGCCGCGCAGGCCGCCTCGACCGGGCTGATCGGCGCGATGCCGCAGGGCGGCGCGGAAGCCATCGCCTCCCGGGGTGTCTCCTCCGTCGACGACGAGGCGCTCGACCGCGCCGCGATGGAGTTCGGCGTCGACTGA
- a CDS encoding HEAT repeat domain-containing protein, which translates to MVPVNSTDRNSPDTRLLDALSAGTPSTRLQAALAVGTQAHPGLVDALMERCAIEPDFFVRDMLTWALTRLPSEITVPRVRAELLSERAQARSQALHTLSKIGDRSAYPAITRSLLRDADDEVARSAWRAAVVLVPDGEQDGLAAELASQLGRGDRSVQLSLSRALVALGDVIRPALQAGMASSNPTVSAHARATELLLRDPDVGFDAAVDEAKRIVALGPERVEGIEC; encoded by the coding sequence GTGGTCCCCGTCAACTCGACAGACAGGAATTCACCGGACACGCGCCTGCTCGACGCGTTGAGCGCCGGAACCCCGTCGACGCGGCTCCAGGCGGCCCTGGCGGTTGGCACGCAGGCCCATCCGGGCCTCGTCGATGCGCTCATGGAGCGATGTGCGATCGAGCCGGACTTCTTCGTCCGCGACATGCTCACCTGGGCGTTGACCCGTCTCCCGTCGGAGATCACGGTGCCCAGAGTCCGCGCGGAGCTCCTTTCCGAGCGCGCTCAGGCCCGAAGCCAGGCGTTGCATACGCTGTCCAAGATCGGCGACAGGAGTGCGTATCCCGCGATCACGCGGTCGTTGCTGCGCGACGCCGACGACGAGGTTGCGCGAAGCGCGTGGCGTGCTGCCGTCGTGCTCGTGCCCGACGGGGAACAGGACGGGCTGGCTGCGGAGCTGGCTTCACAACTCGGCCGCGGTGACCGAAGTGTGCAACTGAGTCTCAGCCGAGCACTCGTCGCACTCGGAGATGTGATCAGGCCGGCCCTGCAGGCGGGGATGGCGAGTTCGAACCCGACGGTGAGTGCACATGCTCGCGCCACGGAGCTGCTCTTGCGGGACCCGGATGTCGGTTTCGACGCAGCCGTCGACGAGGCGAAGCGGATCGTCGCGCTCGGCCCGGAACGGGTCGAGGGAATCGAGTGCTGA